TATTGAAACCGCTGCTACCTATGAAGGATGGAGCCAAATGCCGCCGGTTTTCAAAACTCAAACTCAATTCAGGTCCAAAATTGAATCCGATATATTAGCAACTATAAAAATACAAAACATTCAAATTGATGAACCACTGATATTAACTCGAAATATCAATCGGTATAAGTCGGCTGCTATAACAGGTTATGGGCTATGGCGGTGGCGTCTTCTCGCACAGGGCAATTCACAAACCGAGCGTTTGTATGCTTCGTTTCTAACTAACATAATCAAGTGGCTAACTACAAAAGAAGATGAAAAGAAAGTACGAGTTGTGCCGGTGAAGGAAGTGTTCGCTACAACCGACCCAATTGAATTTACAGCTCAGGTATATGATGATCAATACCGGCAGTTGGATGATGCAGAAGTAAATGTTACTCTTGAGTCCGAGAAAGAACAGACAAAAATAATTTTAGAATCTGTTGGAAATGGAAGGTACGAAGGGGCTTTCATAAATCTCCCGGAAGGCGATTATGTTTATTCTGCAAACGCAGTAACTAAAGGTAGAGTAGCGGGTGAAGATAGAGGAAAATTTTCTGTCGGTAAAATGAACATCGAGTATCTTGATACGAAGTTGAATAAACAATTGCTTGATCAGGTCGCTTTCAAAACCGGAGGAATGTATGTAGATATCGAGAATGCTGATAAAATTATTAAAGCACTATCATCAAAAAAATATGAGCAACAAGAGATAACAACTATTACAAAAGTACAAATATGGAATTGGGAATATATTGCTTTGTTGATAGTTATTTTATTTTCGATAGAATGGTTTATTCGAAAAAGGAATGGAATGCTTTAAGGCAAAAGCCTCTGATGACTCAGAGGCTTTTTTTATTTCATTTTGTTGACAGCCTTAGTTAATGCTGATTTTTGGTTAGCCGCTTTATTTTTATGGATAACATTTTTAGCAGCTAATTGGTCTAATAGCTTTGAAGTTTTTTTCAAAACTTCGGCAGCTTTAGTTTTATCTTGCTCGTCCTGAACGC
The genomic region above belongs to Bacteroidota bacterium and contains:
- the rpsT gene encoding 30S ribosomal protein S20; protein product: MIRHASAQKQARQAEKRRLQNKANLSKMKTAIKSVQDEQDKTKAAEVLKKTSKLLDQLAAKNVIHKNKAANQKSALTKAVNKMK